In Uranotaenia lowii strain MFRU-FL chromosome 2, ASM2978415v1, whole genome shotgun sequence, one genomic interval encodes:
- the LOC129741473 gene encoding uncharacterized protein LOC129741473, with product MATGGRHEFTATPCDACGETSMQDEGMVGCNGCAGWFHYRCVGVTDEVKKQKKWFCPSEACQQLYSKYLKKQEAGRKGAVKRTDGSEKSSATSEQRCNPLDDVKDDTLKTQEGDQLSSEEKQEAERLLAIKQQDRELELLARQYEIEAELRNRKMQLEKAMLEKALQEKQSQVEQIKKMRESYRTRMEAIDEELAELSVGAKPESQVGKTSTPLQRSKQKQQPQQSNRCDNLEEIGSNGEETSSSESNTSDSQSDMGNESVEEISSKVSCRSSRTTSSQGLRTRRVGPSKAQLSARHGINRKLPSFSGKAEEWPLFISSYTSSTEACGYNDVENLVRLQESLTGPALDSVRGLLLFPKCVSKVIIKLRRLYGRPELLLQHYVEKIRKLESPKADRLASYIPFGNAVELLCDHLEAAELQNHLNNPTLIQDLLSKLPAVNQREWVRYKKRKTVVNLRTFANFLSKVVAEICETNVDVRVAPDTQRLKPKEKAVVFSHNTDYQETSNVQKPCKACGRTDHRLRFCDVFKGMPKEERFELAEKWKLCHICLNDHGRLPCRFHRIRCDVGECRERHHPLLHSTQVVMNTHFPTSFGIMFRVVPVRLYFGKSVVETLAFLDDGASVTLLEKSLAKRLELVGEKDELTIKWTADVSRIEKESIRADMHISSRSGDEKLLLRNVRTVSDLRLPKQNLNHEKLKEQYPFLKDVPVESYLEARPGILIGLNNLEVIAPLETKIGNIGDPVAVRSKLGWSIYGPIQNLQVAQPNAYVGIHAEPTNQEIYDLIKVQYVVEESPVTVTKESKEDQRARELLEKTTVRIGNRLETGLLWNKDDIWFPDSYGMAFNRMQQLEKRLARTPELYVNVCKQIEEYLKKGYAHEITPDELTKTEKHKAWYLPLNVVLNPKKPSKVRLVWDAAATVNGVSLNSQLLKGPDTMVSLPAVISRFRERPVAFGADIKEMYHQIRIRTDDRQAQRFLFRKDPCRPPTTYVMDVATFGAACSPCSAQFVKNRNANEFATEYPEAANAILYNHYVDDYYHSTDTPEEAIHLATEVRQIHSKGGFDIRNWVSNSNLVLEGIGEPNLDNNVHFNKNKETETERVLGIIWDPHDDVFSFSTAHRDNVQCYLKGDSRPTKRIVLSCVMVFFDPLGLLSPFTVHGRILIQDLWRSGCEWDTLIDDDSFAKWKRWTGVLSLVEDLRIERCYTGSLRSSEIQSLEVHAFTDASENAYGCAIYFRVKWSGGIKVSLVMSSAKNRRDTRVDKCIGLAMGSE from the exons ATGGCCACAGGCGGAAGACATGAGTTCACCGCGACGCCCTGTGATGCGTGCGGTGAAACATCAATGCAGGACGAAGGGATGGTCGGGTGCAATGGATGCGCCGGATGGTTCCATTATCGCTGCGTAGGAGTAACTGACGAAgtaaagaagcaaaaaaaatggttctgCCCATCTGAAGCGTGTCAGCAACTATACTCTAAGTACCTGAAGAAGCAAGAGGCCGGACGGAAGGGTGCTGTGAAACGAACGGATGGTTCCGAAAAATCTAGCGCTACTTCCGAGCAACGGTGTAATCCTCTAGATGATGTCAAAGACGATACGCTGAAGACGCAGGAAGGAGATCAATTAAGCAGTGAAGAAAAACAGGAAGCTGAACGATTGCTAGCCATAAAACAGCAGGATCGTGAATTGGAATTGCTTGCAAGACAATATGAGATTGAAGCGGAATTACGAAACCGAAAAATGCAGTTGGAAAAAGCAATGCTAGAAAAGGCGCTGCAAGAAAAACAATCGCAggtggaacaaataaaaaagatgCGTGAGTCTTACCGAACTCGAATGGAAGCTATAGACGAGGAATTAGCAGAACTTAGCGTAGGAGCCAAGCCGGAAAGCCAAGTCGGTAAGACGTCGACTCCGTTGCAACGGTCTaagcaaaaacaacaaccacAGCAGAGTAATCGATGCGATAATCTGGAGGAAATAGGATCCAATGGAGAAGAAACGAGTTCATCTGAATCAAATACTTCTGATTCTCAATCGGATATGGGAAATGAGTCTGTGGAAGAGATCTCTTCGAAGGTTTCGTGTCGCAGTTCACGAACAACATCTTCACAAGGGTTGAGGACACGCCGTGTAGGCCCTTCTAAGGCGCAGTTGTCTGCGAGGCATGGAATCAATCGCAAATTACCATCGTTTTCCGGAAAGGCAGAGGAATGGCCTCTTTTTATTAGCAGCTATACCTCATCTACTGAGGCTTGTGGCTACAACGACGTGGAGAATTTGGTTCGCCTGCAAGAAAGCCTGACGGGACCAGCTTTAGATAGTGTTCGTGGACTGTTGCTATTTCCGAAATGCGTTTCGAAAGTGATAATAAAACTCCGTCGCTTATATGGTCGCCCTGAGTTGTTACTTCAACACTACGTGGAGAAAATTCGCAAGCTAGAGTCGCCTAAAGCCGACAGGTTAGCTTCATATATTCCTTTCGGAAATGCGGTGGAGCTGCTCTGCGACCACCTAGAAGCTGCTGAGCTGCAAAATCACCTAAACAATCCGACGTTAATCCAAGACCTTTTAAGCAAACTACCTGCTGTCAACCAACGCGAATGGGTACGATACAAGAAACGAAAAACGGTTGTGAATCTCCGTACGTTCGCTAATTTTCTCTCTAAAGTAGTAGCAGAGATTTGCGAAACGAACGTTGACGTAAGGGTTGCGCCAGATACTCAAAGATTAAAACCCAAAGAAAAAGCTGTTGTTTTCAGCCACAACACTGATTATCAGGAAACATCCAATGTTCAAAAGCCTTGTAAAGCTTGTGGTCGCACTGACCACCGTCTGCGGTTCTGTGATGTGTTCAAGGGAATGCCTAAAGAAGAACGTTTTGAACTTGCCGAAAAGTGGAAACTCTGCCATATTTGTCTAAATGATCATGGCAGACTTCCGTGTAGATTCCATCGTATACGTTGCGATGTTGGCGAATGTCGTGAGCGCCACCACCCCCTGCTCCATTCGACCCAAGTCGTCATGAATACCCACTTTCCAACGTCGTTCGGAATTATGTTTCGGGTGGTTCCAGTACGTTTATATTTCGGGAAATCAGTTGTGGAAACCCTGGCCTTTCTTGACGACGGTGCTTCTGTGACCCTTTTGGAAAAGTCACTTGCGAAAAGACTAGAATTAGTAGGTGAAAAGGATGAGCTAACCATCAAATGGACAGCTGATGTTTCGCGAATCGAAAAGGAATCCATACGAGCCGATATGCATATCTCTTCGCGAAGTGGTGATGAAAAATTGCTGCTCCGGAACGTACGAACGGTATCAGATCTTCGTCTGCCGAAACAGAACTTGAATCACGAAAAACTTAAGGAACAGTACCCTTTTTTAAAAGACGTTCCAGTAGAATCGTATCTAGAAGCCCGACCTGGTATTCTAATTGGTCTAAACAACTTAGAAGTTATTGCACCGCTGGAGACGAAGATAGGGAATATTGGCGATCCGGTTGCCGTACGGTCTAAACTAGGCTGGTCTATTTATGGCCCAATTCAGAATTTACAAGTAGCGCAACCAAACGCCTACGTTGGAATCCATGCCGAACCTACCAATCAAGAGATTTATGATTTGATCAAGGTCCAATACGTTGTTGAAGAATCCCCAGTGACTGTGACCAAGGAATCAAAGGAAGACCAACGCGCACGTGAATTACTGGAGAAAACAACTGTGCGCATCGGTAATCGTTTAGAAACGGGGCTGCTTTGGAACAAAGACGATATCTGGTTCCCGGACAGCTATGGTATGGCGTTTAACCGTATGCAACAGCTTGAAAAGCGTTTAGCGAGAACACCAGAATTGTATGTCAACGTTTGCAAGCAAATTGAAGAATATTTGAAGAAAGGCTACGCTCATGAAATAACCCCCGATGAACTCACGAAAACTGAAAAGCATAAAGCTTGGTACCTTCCTTTGAATGTGGTCCTGAACCCAAAAAAGCCGAGTAAGGTGCGCCTAGTGTGGGACGCTGCCGCGACCGTAAACGGTGTTTCTTTGAACTCCCAATTATTGAAAGGGCCCGATACGATGGTTTCTCTTCCTGCTGTAATCAGTCGTTTTCGTGAGCGACCAGTAGCTTTCGGTGCCGATATAAAAGAGATGTACCACCAAATTCGGATAAGGACTGACGACAGACAGGCGCAACGGTTTTTGTTCCGGAAAGACCCGTGCAGGCCACCCACGACCTACGTCATGGATGTAGCGACCTTTGGAGCGGCATGCTCTCCGTGTTCAGCTCAATTCGTGAAAAACCGTAACGCGAACGAATTTGCAACAGAATACCCAGAGGCAGCTAATGCGATTCTATATAATCATTATGTTGATGATTATTACCATAGCACCGACACCCCGGAAGAAGCAATCCATCTGGCTACCGAAGTGCGACAGATTCATAGTAAAGGCGGATTTGATATTAGAAATTGGGTGTCTAACTCCAATCTTGTATTAGAAGGAATAGGTGAGCCCAATTTGGATAATAATGTCCATTTCAACAAGAACAAGGAAACGGAAACTGAACGTGTCCTGGGAATTATCTGGGATCCGCACGATGATGTTTTTTCGTTTTCTACTGCACATCGAGACAATGTTCAATGCTATCTAAAAGGGGATTCGCGACCAACAAAGCGCATAGTCCTAAGTTgcgtgatggttttttttgatCCCCTGGGGCTGCTCTCACCGTTTACAGTCCATGGGAGAATTTTAATCCAAGATCTTTGGCGAAGCGGTTGTGAGTGGGACACGCTCATAGATGATGATTCGTTCGCAAAATGGAAAAGATGGACCGGCGTTCTTTCTCTTGTTGAAGACCTACGTATAGAGCGCTGTTACACTGGAAGTCTGCGTTCAAGTGAAATTCAATCTTTGGAAGTACACGCGTTCACCGATGCCAGTGAAAACGCCTATGGATGTGCCATCTACTTTCGTGTGAAATGGAGTGGTGGTATCAAGGTTTCGTTGGTTATGTCCAGTGCAAAG AATCGCAGAGATACAAGAGTTGACAAATGTATCGGACTGGCGATGGGTTCCGAGTAA
- the LOC129741474 gene encoding uncharacterized protein LOC129741474, with product MALSLTPNDPNIDYTNSVIFLNQVSNFTTLCSNISSKLVDSVFAIAGSDPILQFGFNIFLQVYAYVTTYVNQIATFVSELSLVPIPPSVSSLYRMIVNNPLFFSTLKAAIPDCKGMNSVTAMTASNLCRTTVEGLISTYYGLLSTCLSTILSIFGLPNPFQLTTGTAAPVQTTPAYYAGWPTLSPR from the exons atGGCTTTATCATTGACCCCCAATGATCCTAACATCGATTACACCAATTCCGTGATATTTCTGAACCAAGTGTCCAATTTCACCACGCTGTGTTCCAATATCTCATCCAAATTGGTGGATTCTGTTTTTGCG ATAGCAGGATCCGATCCAATTCTACAGTTTGGCTTTAACATATTCCTGCAAGTGTACGCTTACGTAACGACCTACGTCAATCAAATAGCGACTTTCGTTTCCGAGTTGAGCCTTGTTCCAATTCCACCATCGGTATCGAGTTTGTACCGAATGATAGTCAACAATCCGCTTTTCTTCAGTACCCTCAAGGCAGCTATTCCG GATTGCAAAGGTATGAATTCGGTCACGGCCATGACGGCGAGCAATTTGTGCAGGACCACCGTCGAGGGACTCATTTCGACCTACTACGGGCTGCTGTCTACGTGTTTGAGCACCATACTGAGTATATTTGGACTTCCAAATCCGTTCCAGCTCACGACGGGTACGGCTGCACCTGTCCAAACAACTCCGGCCTATTACGCGGGCTGGCCCACTTTGAGTCCCCGTTGA